AGGCGTCCGGGCCAAAGATCTCATCCATAATTACCTTTATATAATGACTGATGCTGGCATCCAGGTGGACATAGATACTGCCGTCCGGTGCCAGCAGCTTTTTCATGAGCTGGAGGCGGGGGTAGAGCATATCCAGGTAGGCATCCAAGCCTCCGGCCCAGGTATCCTGGTAGGCCGGGCGTTCGATAACCGGGACCTCCTGACCGGTTGCCGCACCGGCAATGGGAACCCGGTGACTGTAATTGGCCTGGCTGAAAAAAGGAGGGTCGATGTAGATCAAGTTGATTTTACCCTCATACCCCCCGGCCAGGAGGGCGAGCATGGCCTGGAGGTTGTCACCGTAAATTAGGCGGTTGATAACTGGATTTCCTGCGGCGATTTTTTGTTGAGGCACGTTTTCCCGGCCTGATTGCGGTATGACCAGTTCTTGCGCCTGGAAAATAAATTCACCCGCCCGTGGTTCCCCCGCCGGTTTTGTCTCCCAGACCAGCCGGGCAGAACTTTGTTGGGGCAGGCGCCTGTTAGCCATGGTGACCTCCAACCTTATATTTTGGCTTTGTACCAGAGTGGCTCACAAGAGTAAATCCCTCACCGTGACTTTTTAACCGCACCCGGCCGGCATCATGCTAGCTGCTTTCAGGCTCTCTTCCCGGATCTGCTCCAGGATGCGGGTCTTGAGTTCCAGGAAAACCCGGGAATTTTTGATTTCAATTGTCCGGGGCCGGGAAAGGGGAACGGGGATGCGCGCCTTGAGGCGGCCCGGACGGGCCGTCATGACATAAACAGTATCCCCTAAAAAGATAGCTTCTTCCACGTCATGGGTAACAAAAAGGATGGTCTTCCTGGTTTCTTCCCAGACCTTGAGAAGCAGTTCCTGCATGACCAGGCGGGTCTGGGCGTCCAGAGCGCCGAAAGGTTCGTCCATAAGGAGGATATCAGGATCGTTGGCCAGTGCCCGGGCAATGGCCACCCGCTGTTTCATACCGCCGGAGAGGCTTTTGGGAAAGGCATCGGCAAAGGCCGCCAGGCCGATTATATCCAGGTAGTGATCGACAATTTCCCGGCGCCGGTCAGCTTCTATCCCCTTCAGGGTAAGGCCAAACTCGATATTCTGGCGTACCGTCAGCCAGGGGAAGAGGGTATAGCTCTGGAAGACCATGCCCCGGTCCGGCCCCGGTCCCTGGATCAAACGTCCGTCTTTATATACCTGGCCGCTGCTGGCTTCTGCCAGGCCGGCAATAATGCGGAGCAGGGTGGATTTGCCGCATCCCGAAGGCCCCAGGATGGTAACGAACTCTCCTTCCTTTACCTCCAACGATATGCCTTCCAGAGCGGTAATCTTCTGGCGCTTAAAGTTAAATTCCCTGGTCAGGTTGACAACAGTTAGCTTGTTTCCGGATATCCCGGGTGCTGCGGCCAGTGCCATGGTTATACCTCCCTCTCCATCCAGGGGAATAAAAGGCGATTGAGGGCCTTAAATGCCATATCGCAGATAATCCCCAGGACGCCAATGGTTAAAATGCCCACGAACATATCAGGGGTACTCAGCTGCCGGCCGGCATTCATAATGAGGAAACCCAGGCCGGAATTGGCCGCCACCAGCTCGGCGACGATGACATAGGTCCAGGCCCACCCCAGGGTGACCCGCAGGGTATCCATTATCCCCGGCAGAGCTGCCGGCAATAAGACCCGCCGGAAGACCTCCAGCGGGCGCGCCCCCAGGGTATAGGCGGTATCAATCAGGTCCTGGGGAACGTTTTGGGTGACATCCATAATCATCAGGACAAGTTGGAAAAATATCCCTATAAAGACTACACCTATCTTCTGGGCTTCAAAAATGCTCAACCAGATTATGGTAAGAGGGATAAAGGCCGAAGCCGGCATATAACGAAAAAAGGCCAGCAAGGGTTCAAAAAAAGCCTCGGCTACCTTTAGGCTACCCATAAGTATCCCCAGGGGGACGCCGACAGCCGCAGCCAGGAGAAATCCGGTAGTAACCCGGAAAAAGCTGATGCCAATATCGCTAATTAAACCGTTGGCCGCCAGGTCGACGGCCGCCCTGGCTACAGCACCGGGCGGCGGCAGATGGGAAGGCGGTAGCTGCCCCACCGTTACTCCCAGCTGCCAGAATAACAGGAGGAGGGCAAAGGCAGCTACGCTCAGGCTGAAATATAGTTTTGCCGGAATGGGAGTGTTAAGTTTAAGATACTTGCGCATTTAAACAACACCGTATCTCTGGTTTCAAATTTTGGCTTTGTTGACGAAGGTTGGGTCGAGCATGGCTTTAGCATCAGGTTTCGATTTAATTATCTTGTTGTTAAACCCGAAATCGATGGCCTGCTGCAGGGAGG
This Moorella sp. E308F DNA region includes the following protein-coding sequences:
- a CDS encoding ABC transporter ATP-binding protein gives rise to the protein MALAAAPGISGNKLTVVNLTREFNFKRQKITALEGISLEVKEGEFVTILGPSGCGKSTLLRIIAGLAEASSGQVYKDGRLIQGPGPDRGMVFQSYTLFPWLTVRQNIEFGLTLKGIEADRRREIVDHYLDIIGLAAFADAFPKSLSGGMKQRVAIARALANDPDILLMDEPFGALDAQTRLVMQELLLKVWEETRKTILFVTHDVEEAIFLGDTVYVMTARPGRLKARIPVPLSRPRTIEIKNSRVFLELKTRILEQIREESLKAASMMPAGCG
- a CDS encoding ABC transporter permease, which produces MRKYLKLNTPIPAKLYFSLSVAAFALLLLFWQLGVTVGQLPPSHLPPPGAVARAAVDLAANGLISDIGISFFRVTTGFLLAAAVGVPLGILMGSLKVAEAFFEPLLAFFRYMPASAFIPLTIIWLSIFEAQKIGVVFIGIFFQLVLMIMDVTQNVPQDLIDTAYTLGARPLEVFRRVLLPAALPGIMDTLRVTLGWAWTYVIVAELVAANSGLGFLIMNAGRQLSTPDMFVGILTIGVLGIICDMAFKALNRLLFPWMEREV